The following DNA comes from Mycolicibacterium aromaticivorans JS19b1 = JCM 16368.
TGGTCGACGCCACCGGCGCCCCCGTCGCTCTCGGCGAGGTGGGCGAGCTGGTGATCGGCGGGGTCGGCCTGGCCCGCTACCTGGATCCGGAGAAAGACGCCGAGAAGTACGCGCCGATGCCGTCGCTGGAGTGGGCGCGGGCCTACCGCAGCGGCGACCTCGTCCGGCTGGAAACCGACGGACTGTATTTTCAGGGTCGCGCCGACGATCAGGTCAAGGTCGGCGGACGCCGCATCGAACTCGGCGAGGTCGACTCGGCGTTGGTGAACCTGCCCGGCGTCAGCGGCGCCGCAGCAGCGGTGCGGCGCACCGCCAGCGGCACTCCGATGCTCGTCGGCTACATCGCCAGCGCCAATCCCGATTTCGACCTCTCAGCGGCCCGGACCCACCTGGCCGAGGCCCTGCCCGCCGCGCTGGTGCCGCGCCTGGTGCTGCTCGACGAGCTGCCGACCCGGACCTCGGGCAAGGTCGATCGCAACGCGCTGCCCTGGCCGCCGCCGGGCTATCAGGACTCCGAACCCGACCTGGGCGGCACCATGGGCTGGCTGGCCGGGTTGTGGCGCGACGTCCTTGGCGCCGTCGTGGACGGCCCGGAGGCGGACTTCTTCGCGCTCGGCGGCGGCTCGCTGTCGGCGGCTCAGCTGGTGGCCGCGCTGCGCGAGCGCTACCCGCAGCTGACCGTCGCCCAGCTCTACGACCACCCCCGGCTGGGGTCGCTGGCCGAATTCCTCGACGAGCAGAAGCCGGCGGCCGCGGTCACCCCACGCCACGTCACGCCCACGCCGGTGACGACGCAGGCGGCCCAGGTGCTGTTGTCGGTGCCGCTGGCCACGCTGACCGGGCTGCAATGGGTGACGTGGCTGGCGCTGATCAACAACGTCGCCGCCGCGGTGCATCCGCTGCCCTGGCTTTCACCGGTCAACTGGTGGCTGGTGGCGGTGGCCTTTGTCCTGTTCATCACCCCGATCGGCCGGATGGGCATCGCTGTGCTGGGCGCGCGAACCCTGCTGTCCGGACTGGAGCCGGGCACCTATCGGCGGGGCGGATCCGAACATTTGCGGGTGTGGCTGGCCGAACGGCTGGCCGACGCCAGCGGCGCCGAGAACCTCGCGGGTGCGCCGTGGCTGGTGTACTACGCACGAGCGCTGGGTAACAAGATCGGGAAAGGCGTGGATCTGCATTCGGCGCCCCCGGTGACCGGCATGCTCACGCTCGGCCACCGGGTTTCCATCGAACCGGAGGTCGACCTGACCGGGCATTGGATCGACGGCGACCTTTTCCACGTCGGCCCGATCAGCGTCGGCAACGACGCCAGCATCGGGGCACGCACCACGCTGTTCCCGGGTGCCGTCGTCGGGAAGAACGCCGACGTCGCGCCCGGCTCGGGCGTGGTCGGCAAGGTGAAGAACGGCCAGTACTGGAAGGGTTCGCCGGCGGTGAAGTCCGGCAAGGCCCGCCATCCGTGGCCGGAGCACCGGCCGCCGCGCGCCGCCCTGTGGGTGGCCGTCTACGGGGTGACGTCCATGCTCCTCGGCGCGGTGCCACTGCTGGCGCTGGCGATCGGATTGGGTGTGCTGGTCTGGCCGGCTCGGCGCAGTGCGACGCTGGATTCGGCCCTGGCCGCGGCGGCGCCGTGGATTCCGGTGGCCGCGCTGGTCGCACTGGTGGTGTACGCAGCCTTCACAGTCGTGGCTGTGCGGATTCTCGCGATCGGGCTGCGCGAGGGCTATCACCCGGTGCGCAGCCGGGTGGGCTGGCAGTTGTGGACCACCGAACGGCTGATGGACGCCGCCCGCAACTATCTGTTCCCCGTCTACGCCAGCCTGCTCACCCCGTGGTGGCTGCGGGCGCTCGGGGCGAAAGTGGGCCGCAACACCGAGATTTCGACCGCATTGCTGACCCCGAAGTTCACTGTCGTCGAGGACGGCGCATTTCTGGCCGACGACACGATGGTGGCCTCCTACGAATTGGGCGGCGGCTGGATCCATGTCGCCAAGGCCACCGTCGGCAAGCGCGCCTTCCTCGGCAACTCCGGTATCACCCAGCCGGGCCGGCGCGTGCCCGACGACGGCCTGGTGGCAGTGCTTTCGGCCGCACCGCACAAGGCGAAAGCCGGTTCGTCGTGGCTGGGGAGTCCGCCGATCCGGTTGCGTCGACGCGCCGACGAAGGCGACGCTTCACTGACGTTCAGCCCGCCGATGCGATTGAAGGTGATGCGCGCCGCGGTCGAGACCTGCCGACTGTTCCCGGTGATGGTCACCTTCGCGATCGGGGTTGCGGTTCTGGCAGCGCTGCAGGCCTTGGCGCTCGAATTCGGCTACGGTTGGGCCGCGCTGGCCGGTGGCGTCGTACTGCTGATTGCGGGCGCAGTCGCGGGCGGGATCGCGGTGGCTGCCAAATGGCTTGTGGTGGGACATATTCCGGCTGACGAGCAGCCCCTGTGGTCGTCGTTCGTGTGGCGTAACGAGGTGTCGGACACGTTCGTGGAGACGGTGGCGGCTCCGTGGTTCGCCCGCGCCGCCAGCGGCACCCCCGTGATGAACCTCTGGCTGCGGGCGCTTGGGGCCAAGATCGGCCGGGGCGTCTGGTGTGAGACGTACTGGCTCCCGGAAGCCGACCTGGT
Coding sequences within:
- a CDS encoding Pls/PosA family non-ribosomal peptide synthetase, whose translation is MSTRRPRILVVATPEIPPQYLLSEQAPPPRTLIDILYDTANRYPEAAAIDDGTVQLTYAELIADIEESVEWLAARGIGRGDRIGIRMPSGSYALYVAILSTLAAGAAYVPVDADDPDERAELVFNEAGVVAVITEAGLTRGPGSSRGWRATAPLGRDDAWIIFTSGSTGTPKGVAVTHRNAAAFVDAEARMFLQSNPIGPADRVLAGLSVAFDASCEEMWLAWRYGACLVPAPRALVRSGMDLGPWLVARDITVVSTVPTLASLWPAEALEAVRLLIFGGEACPPELAERLAVEGREVWNTYGPTEATVVASAARLDGRGPVSIGRPLPGWDLAVVDATGAPVALGEVGELVIGGVGLARYLDPEKDAEKYAPMPSLEWARAYRSGDLVRLETDGLYFQGRADDQVKVGGRRIELGEVDSALVNLPGVSGAAAAVRRTASGTPMLVGYIASANPDFDLSAARTHLAEALPAALVPRLVLLDELPTRTSGKVDRNALPWPPPGYQDSEPDLGGTMGWLAGLWRDVLGAVVDGPEADFFALGGGSLSAAQLVAALRERYPQLTVAQLYDHPRLGSLAEFLDEQKPAAAVTPRHVTPTPVTTQAAQVLLSVPLATLTGLQWVTWLALINNVAAAVHPLPWLSPVNWWLVAVAFVLFITPIGRMGIAVLGARTLLSGLEPGTYRRGGSEHLRVWLAERLADASGAENLAGAPWLVYYARALGNKIGKGVDLHSAPPVTGMLTLGHRVSIEPEVDLTGHWIDGDLFHVGPISVGNDASIGARTTLFPGAVVGKNADVAPGSGVVGKVKNGQYWKGSPAVKSGKARHPWPEHRPPRAALWVAVYGVTSMLLGAVPLLALAIGLGVLVWPARRSATLDSALAAAAPWIPVAALVALVVYAAFTVVAVRILAIGLREGYHPVRSRVGWQLWTTERLMDAARNYLFPVYASLLTPWWLRALGAKVGRNTEISTALLTPKFTVVEDGAFLADDTMVASYELGGGWIHVAKATVGKRAFLGNSGITQPGRRVPDDGLVAVLSAAPHKAKAGSSWLGSPPIRLRRRADEGDASLTFSPPMRLKVMRAAVETCRLFPVMVTFAIGVAVLAALQALALEFGYGWAALAGGVVLLIAGAVAGGIAVAAKWLVVGHIPADEQPLWSSFVWRNEVSDTFVETVAAPWFARAASGTPVMNLWLRALGAKIGRGVWCETYWLPEADLVTLQRASTVNRGCVVQTHLFHDRIMRMDTVVLDEGATLGPHCVALPAAKLGAGATVGPASLVMRGDEVPPSTRWQGNPIAPWLVSRKKTRDDGASRKAEDSAA